In the genome of Streptomyces sp. Q6, the window TCCGACGGCCCGGTTCTCGCTGCTGCGCTCGCCGAACGGGTTCGCGACCGCCGCCGTCGTGCTGCTGTGCCTGGTGATCGTGGCCGATCTGGGGTCGGTGGCCGCGGGTGTCGCCGAGTACCGGTTCGCGTCGGACCTGGCGTCCGGTGACTGGTCCGGGTTCAGCGAGTCCGACCTGGACCGGGTCGACGATCTGTACACGCTCGCGGGGCGCGCCCAGATGCTGACGCTGGTCGCCGCGGCGATCGGCTTCATCGCCTGGTTCCTGCGGGTGCGGGACAACGCCCACGCCCTCGCGCCGTTCGGACAGAGCAAGGCGCGAGCCTGGGCGATCTTCGGGTTCTTCGTGCCGGTCGTGTGCCTCTGGTTCCCGCGCCGGATCGCGCACGACACCTGGCAGGCGAGCGCCGACGGGCTCGACTTCTCCCGCAAGGAGGCGCGGGTCGGGTCGATCGACCGGTGGTGGTTCCTGTGGCTGCTCAACCTGCTCCTGGGCTGGACGGCGAACAGAAGCTACAACGACGCCGAGTCCATCGACGCGATCAAGTCGGCGACGGGCGCACTGATCTTCAGCGACGCCGTGGACATCGTGAGCGCCGTCGCCGCGATCCTCTTCGTACGGGCCCTGACCCGGTTGCAGAACCTGCGGGTCCTGGGCCGTCCGACGATGGATGCCAGGGCCGCCTAGTTTGCGTTTCGGGTGGCGAAGTCCCGTATGCCTGTGGTGTATTCGGCTCGAGCCGCATCGAACAGAGCTGTACGAGGCAGTACCGGGGACGGGGGCACGGGTATGGGCTACTGGGGCTATTACGTGGTGGCCAGAAGCGGGCGTCCGCTGAAGGAGCTCGAATCCCTGGCCGGGGTCAGGGACGAGATGACGCTCCTGGAGGAGCGGGCCGACGACTGGCAGGTGTGGGAGTGCCCCGGCGGCGGCGGTGAGCCGACGCCGGACGTCGGGAGCATGAACGCCCTGGCGGCGGAGACCGGCGCGCCCGCGCTGTTCGCGTACGTGATGGACAGCCGGTGCGCCGTCGTCGAGGCGGCGGCGCCGCAGAGCGGGGCGTGGACGACGTGTCTGGGCCGGGCCGCGATGGGCCAGTACATCGGCGGCGGCGAGCTCTCCCTGGAGGACTACTTCCTGCCGCCGGACGACGCGGCGGGGCACGCCGTCGCGTGGGCCGCGGAAGGCGGGCTGACGGTGGCGGAGCAGCCGATCCTCGACGTGCTCGGGGCGGAGGCGCAGCCGTCGGCGGAGGAGCTGTTCTTCCGGTTCCTGGACCGGCTCGGCGTGACGTCCCGGTGACGCCCGCCGCACCGGCGCCTGTGACGTTCCCGGCAGCCGTGGCGCTGTAAGTCCCGGAGTCCCCAAGGGGAATTGTCGGGTCCGGGTCCGGGAGGCGTACGTCCAATGAGCCTGGTGGAACTGATCGCGCAGGCCGACGAACGGGTTCTCGCGGCGAGCGGGCTCGGCTGCCTCGACCGGTGCGTCCCGCTGCTCGGCGCCGACGACGACGTGCTGCGCCCGCTGTGGGCCAGCCTCGCCGACGACGGTGCCGCGTGGGCCGAGCGGCTCGCCGACGCGCGCCGCACCCTCGCAGGGGCCACGGCGGACGGCGAGGCGGCCGAGCTGGTGCGCCGCATGCTGGGCGCCGCCCCCGACCGCGCCGCCGCCGAGGAGTGGCGCGGCTGGGCCGACGCCTGCTCGGTGGCCGCGCTCCAGGTGCACCGGATGCTCGACACGGTCGAGGACGGCGCGTCCGGCGTCGCCGCGCGCCGCGAGGGCCGCACCGACCGCATGTCACCCCTGGTCGCGGCTGAACTCCGGCGCCAGACACGGGTGTTGGAGCTGCTCGCGAGCGGCGGCGCGGGTGGCCTGCGGCGCGCTCTCGACGTGTCCACGGAAGGACGACGGGTGCTGCGGGCCGTCGTGTCACGGCGGGCGCGGGGCCGAGGGTGACGTACGCGGTGAACCGCCCGTCGTGGCGGGCCTGGGCCGCGATCGCGGTGTGCGCGGCGGTCGTGGCCCTCGTGATGGCCCGGCCCCCGCACCCTGTGCGGACCGACCGGGCCTACTGGGCCCGGCAGTCGGGCCTCACCGTGCCGTCCGGGTGCGGCACGGGCGTCCCGGGCCGCACGGAGCCGGGCCCCGGACACACACCGCGGCTCGACATCGGCGCGTACGGCTACTACGGCCCCGACCCGCGCGCCCACGAGCCGGAGCGCTACACCGTCTCCGCACACCTCGACCCGGGGCCCACGCCGCTGGAACTGAGCGCGCTGCGCGCCGCCGTCGACGTGTACGGGCCGCACGGGCAGGGCCGCAGGGCGCGTGCCGCGGGTCTCGCGGTGCGGGTGGTCACGGGACCCGACTCCGAGCCCGTCGACCCCGCGGCCGACGGCACGTACCGCTTCACGCGCGGCGACGACCTGCACCTGGCGGTCGACCTCCCGGAGGGCGCCACCTGCCCCGGCGAGAGCCGCGGCACCCTCAACGTCTGCGATCCGCTCCTGACCAACCGGACCCAGGACTGCCCCGTCGTCCGCCTCGCGCTCACCGCCGACGGACTGCCGGGCGGACGCGCCGTGGCCGTCTCCTACGAGCCGTCCGCGCAGGACGCGTAGCGGCCGTCCGCGCACTCCCACGGGCCCGGGCCCGGCCGCCCCCTCCTGCGGTCGGGTCCGGGCCGTGGGGTGTAGTGAGTAACCCACGCGCGGGCCGCTGCGCAAGCGACGGCGCAAATCGGGCGCCCGTCCTCGGGTGTCCGGGCACGCGAAAGGGCCGCGGGGACTGGACGGCCCCCGCGGCCCTTGCCGGTCTCCCGGTCGAACTACCGCTCTACGGCGCCAGGTTGGTACCGAGACGGGCGCCCGTCGGAGTGCCGAGCTGGGTGAGGCCCACGTACTTGGACGACGACAGGCCCAGACCGCTGGAGTTGCTCGCCACGTACAGGAGCGTGCCGTTGCCCGCGTCCTCGCCCGCCGCGCCGATCACCAGGTCGGTGCGGCCGTACCCGGAGAGGTCGGCGAGGGCCACCGACGAACCGACGTTGTCGTTCGTCTCCGTGGACCCGGGGACGCCGGTCGTGTCCTGCGACACGGCGATCGAGCCGGTCCCGGTCAGGCCCGCGGAGGTGCCCTTCAGGAGCAGGGCCGTCCCCGCGTTGGAACGGTTCGTGGTGCGGGTGATGTCCTCGTTCGGGGCGCCGGTCAGGACGTCGGCGTACCCGTCGAGGTTGTAGTCGCCCACGGCGACCGAGGCGCCCATCGCGTCGCCGGACTCGGCGGCGCCCGGGACACCGGAGGTGCCCTGGTTGATGGAGATCGCGCCGGAGGTGGTCAGGCCGCCCGTGGTGGTCGCCGTCGCGACGGACCCCTTCACGTAGGTGACCTGGCCGCCGGCGGCCGCGCCGGACTCCGCGGTGTACGGCTGGCCGATGACGATGTCGTCGACGCCGTCGCCGTTGATGTCGCCGGAGGCGATGGAGCGGCCGCCCTTGACGGAGAGCGTGGCGGCCTTGCGCAGGCCGCCCTCGCCGCCCTTGTACCAGATGACGCGGCCGACGCCGGTGCCGTCACGGTAGTTGAGGGCGACGTCCGCGTAGCCGTCGCGGTTGAAGTCGCCGGACGTGGCGTCGGCGTAGGACAGGTTGGACTCGGTGTTCGTGATCATCGAGTCGCTGTCCCAGTCGTCGCCGTAGCGGGCGCTCCAGGTGCCGCCGAGGCCGGTGGACGCGGCGAACACGTCGGCCTTGCCGTCCGCGTTGAAGTCGCCGACGGCCACGGCGGAGCCGAAGCGCGCCCCGGCCAGGTCGTAGCTGCCGTCGAGGTTGACACCGACGCCGCTGGTGAACGCCGGACCGTACAGGATCGTGTAGGCACCGCGGTCCTTGTGGCCGGTCGTGTCGTCCTCGCCGGGCTGGCCGACGACGAGGTCGGTGTAGCCGTCGCCGTTGATGTCACCGGTGGCCGTGGACGCGCCGAACTCGTCGCCGCTCTCGCCCGCGCCGGGAACCCCGGTGCTGGACTGCGAGATGAGCTTCTTGCCGGTCGTGGTCGGGCCCGCCGAGCTGCCCGGGACGAGGGCGACCTGGCCGCCGCTGGAGCCCTTCGGGAGACCGGAGACGATGTCGGCGGTGGCGTCGCCGACGACGTTCTGGGAGGCGAGGGCGTGCGAGATGCCGGGGGTCGCGGCGACGGTGGCGATGCGGCTCAGCTTGGCGTAGAGGTTGTCGCCGGGGCAGAGCGTCGTGCCGGTGTCGCGGTGGCCGAAGACGCGGGGCAGGGTGACCGACTCGCCCATCGCGTACTTGTTGTCGGACACGCCCTTGTCGCCGTTCGAGGTCATCGTCACGTTGCCGACCGGGCTGACGCCGTACTGGCCGAACTTCCACGCGACGACGCGTGCGATCGCGTCCTGGCCGGCCTTGGTGGGCTTGGCCGACTGGAAGTTGCCCAGGTAGGAGATGCCGACGGTGTCCGTGTTGAACCCGTAGTCGTGGGCTCCGTGCACCGGCAGGTCCATGCCGCCGCTGCGGCCCTCGAATATCTGGCCGCAGCGGTCGACGAGGAAGTTGTAGCCGATGTCGTACCAGCCCTTGGCCATGTGCTCCTGCTGGATCGTGCGCACCCGCTCGGCCGACTTGGCGCACGGCGACGTGTTGTCGATGTCGACGCCGGTGTGGTGGATCACGGCGGCCTTGATCGTGTCGTCGTACTCCGGCGTGCCGTTGTACTGCGTGCTCGCACCCCACTGCGACTGCGTGATGATGTGCGGCTTGACGACCGTCGAGGGGCGCGCCTCCGGCACCGTCTCGGACGGCGACGGGGAGGCCGCGGCGGGCGGGGTGGTGGAGGCCGGCGCCGAGGAGGCGGGCGCGGACGACGTGGTCGTGGAGCCGGCCGGCTCGCTCGCGGCAGCGGCGGGCGCGGTGCTCGTGGTGCTGCCCGACGGCGCGGGGGTCGTGTCCTCGCCGTAGGCGGCGGGCTCTGCGGCGGCCACGCCGGCGGGACCGGTACCCGGGTCGAGGAGCTTGACGTTCATCCCGCTGGGCAGGCCGGACGCGGTGCCGTCCTCGGCGACGACGCGCACCTCGACCCCGTCGGCGTCGTCCGGGGTGGGCACGGAGGTGGTGCCGCCCAGGATCTTGGTGCGCTCGCGCTCGGCGCCGTCCGTCTCGTTCTGGTCCTTCGGCAGGCTCGTCCAGCCGCTCCACTTGCCGGTCTCGGCGTCACGCGAACGGAACTGGGCGGTGCCGTCGATCTCCGCCTTCGGGTCCTTCCAGGTGAGCATCACCGCGTCGAACACGTCCGTCGACTTCTGCGGCACGACCTTGCGGTCGCTCTTCGTCTCCATGCTCAGCGTGTGGATCGCCGCCTTGCGGTGCTCCGCTCCAGGCGTGGTGTCCACCGGGTCCGCGGCCATCGCGTACGCCGTCACGCCGGCGCCGCCCAGCACCACCGCGCCGACCGTGATCCATGCTCTCCGCTTGAGACTCAGCGGCTTGTACGCGTGTGAAACGGGCGCGTCCTGCCCCTTGCCACGCGAGTGTCGCGGGCTCAAATGCCCCACCCCTTGAAGAAGTTCACAAAAACCCCGCGTGAACCGCGGGTAGATGTTCTGTACAGCGAAGGACCGTTGAATAACGTCACTGGTTGCACAGATGTGCCGTACGTCACTGAGTGATCTCTGTCCCCGGACCTGTCGCGGAAGCGGTGCCCGCACGGCGCCGCTACCGCGGCACGCCCTCTCAGTCGTCGGCGGAGACGGAGCGGATCCCCATGCCCTCCAGCATCGCGATGAAGACCGGTTCCACGAACGGATCGGGCACCGCGGCGAGAGCCTCTGCCAGACGGTTCCCGGACGGCTCGGAACCCGCGTCCCTCGCCCAGTCCGACGCCGCGCGCACGGACTCGTCGGCCGACGGGAACCATTCCTCGACGCTCTCGCCGCTCTCGGCCATATAGGCGGTCATCGATTCCCTTCCCAAGCACGCCCGCCAGAATCCGGTCCGGATGCCGAGGGCTTCGATCACCGCGCAGTCACTGTCCATCACATAGGCACACAGGGCGGGTGCCTTGGATCGTTCGACGATCACGGACAGTTCGTCCTCGGAGATCGGGTCCTCCCGGTCGACGGCCCACACCCGCCATCCCCCGTCGACTTCCAGAAAGACGGACTCGTGCGACTCCGTGACATCGGGCAGTTGCGTACTCACCCGGTCGTCGGACTTCACAACGAGCAGAGATCCCCAGAGACCCATGTATCGCTCCTGCAATCGGGGTGGGGGCGCCCCCGACCAGGGCGTCCGGGGCGCGGCGGCCAAGTTATACCTCGGCCGCAGACGCGCCCGCGACCCTCGACACATTTCCGGAGGAACGCCTCTGCCCATACCGCTTTGACCACGGCGTGGCCTGCCGAAGCCGCCTGCCCGGAGGACCCTTGGAGGTCTTGTGGTGGAGTCCCGGTCCTTGTTGATCGAGCAGGTGATGCCGGCCGCGTACTCATCGACGTGGTCCTCCCGGGCATCAGCCATGAACGCGGCGAGCCAGTGTGATCGTCCTGGATCTCGGACTCGGCCACGGCACGGAAGTGCAGGTAGATACTCACGACGAGAATCCCTCGGCCCCGCGGCCCACCTGGCGGGCCGGACGAACAGAAGCCACTCGCCGGAACTGACAGCCGCGGGCCCTCGTGGTCGCCCGGGTCGTCCGGCGCGACCACGACATGCCGCTCCCGCCGCCCCGGCAGAGCCGGGACGGCGGGAGGCGTGCGGACCTCAGCTGTTCAGATACATCGTGCACTCCGTGCCGGTCGCGTGGACCAGGGCACCCAGCACGTCGTCCGGGCCTCCGATCCGCAGATACCGCTGGTCCTCGGTGTCGTCGGACCAGCCATGGGACCGGGCGAAGACCTGGACCGCGGCGATCTCGCCGTCCCGGGACGACGCCTTCACCAGCTTGCTCCCCGAGACGACCCCGGCCACCGCGGAACACGGCAACCGCAGCTCCGCCGCCATCGGGTACTCGTCGTCCTCGGACCACGCGTAGTACCCGATGACCCTCGCGGACCCGGGCACCGCGACCTGATGGTCACGGAAGGCCTGCTCCGCGCTCACATCCGTCGTCGGTGAGCCCGGGAAGGCATGCGGAAACC includes:
- a CDS encoding FG-GAP-like repeat-containing protein; this encodes MGHLSPRHSRGKGQDAPVSHAYKPLSLKRRAWITVGAVVLGGAGVTAYAMAADPVDTTPGAEHRKAAIHTLSMETKSDRKVVPQKSTDVFDAVMLTWKDPKAEIDGTAQFRSRDAETGKWSGWTSLPKDQNETDGAERERTKILGGTTSVPTPDDADGVEVRVVAEDGTASGLPSGMNVKLLDPGTGPAGVAAAEPAAYGEDTTPAPSGSTTSTAPAAAASEPAGSTTTSSAPASSAPASTTPPAAASPSPSETVPEARPSTVVKPHIITQSQWGASTQYNGTPEYDDTIKAAVIHHTGVDIDNTSPCAKSAERVRTIQQEHMAKGWYDIGYNFLVDRCGQIFEGRSGGMDLPVHGAHDYGFNTDTVGISYLGNFQSAKPTKAGQDAIARVVAWKFGQYGVSPVGNVTMTSNGDKGVSDNKYAMGESVTLPRVFGHRDTGTTLCPGDNLYAKLSRIATVAATPGISHALASQNVVGDATADIVSGLPKGSSGGQVALVPGSSAGPTTTGKKLISQSSTGVPGAGESGDEFGASTATGDINGDGYTDLVVGQPGEDDTTGHKDRGAYTILYGPAFTSGVGVNLDGSYDLAGARFGSAVAVGDFNADGKADVFAASTGLGGTWSARYGDDWDSDSMITNTESNLSYADATSGDFNRDGYADVALNYRDGTGVGRVIWYKGGEGGLRKAATLSVKGGRSIASGDINGDGVDDIVIGQPYTAESGAAAGGQVTYVKGSVATATTTGGLTTSGAISINQGTSGVPGAAESGDAMGASVAVGDYNLDGYADVLTGAPNEDITRTTNRSNAGTALLLKGTSAGLTGTGSIAVSQDTTGVPGSTETNDNVGSSVALADLSGYGRTDLVIGAAGEDAGNGTLLYVASNSSGLGLSSSKYVGLTQLGTPTGARLGTNLAP
- a CDS encoding DUF4328 domain-containing protein, whose amino-acid sequence is MLCRKCGKSHALVEDGLCAACADAAFAALKAAPGSRKDEGERPLPPPLPSAPYDPTARFSLLRSPNGFATAAVVLLCLVIVADLGSVAAGVAEYRFASDLASGDWSGFSESDLDRVDDLYTLAGRAQMLTLVAAAIGFIAWFLRVRDNAHALAPFGQSKARAWAIFGFFVPVVCLWFPRRIAHDTWQASADGLDFSRKEARVGSIDRWWFLWLLNLLLGWTANRSYNDAESIDAIKSATGALIFSDAVDIVSAVAAILFVRALTRLQNLRVLGRPTMDARAA